From the genome of Vitis riparia cultivar Riparia Gloire de Montpellier isolate 1030 chromosome 2, EGFV_Vit.rip_1.0, whole genome shotgun sequence, one region includes:
- the LOC117930744 gene encoding BTB/POZ domain-containing protein At1g01640-like — translation MPVKSLLEEELNEKLSFLGGLAAACRDQVHTDIEVKPGHNGPSLFAHRALLPARSEIFKNMLDSEGCKAAPSNTITLPELNHEELDSLLDFLYSGATTAGQAYEAIMEIKLLQWQPWLE, via the coding sequence ATGCCAGTCAAGTCACTTTTAGAAGAGGAACTTAACGAGAAATTGAGCTTTCTTGGAGGATTGGCTGCTGCTTGCAGAGACCAAGTTCACACTGATATTGAAGTCAAGCCAGGCCACAATGGACCTTCTCTATTTGCACATAGAGCATTATTGCCAGCAAGGTCAGAGATCTTCAAAAACATGCTGGACTCAGAGGGATGCAAAGCTGCACCCAGTAATACCATAACACTCCCGGAATTAAACCATGAAGAGCTGGACTCTCTCCTCGATTTCCTCTACAGTGGAGCCACGACTGCAGGGCAAGCTTATGAAGCAATTATGGAGATCAAGCTGCTCCAGTGGCAGCCATGGTTGGAATGA